The Branchiostoma floridae strain S238N-H82 chromosome 8, Bfl_VNyyK, whole genome shotgun sequence genome has a segment encoding these proteins:
- the LOC118420403 gene encoding ficolin-2-like, with amino-acid sequence MFKTDRLGSFAVTMRALFVFESALFLLSFAPVSSDLQEKPPDPFLSPPRVSQMYYDEINRICNSETCSESCGDLSFAQLCYYVTKQGKLERDFRNKTEELQRQVTENHKNLASELANSTEFLSARVHRLSRDRRRDIKNSNKERRKVDRRVATLEELVGKHQETVTRQADLINNLLKRLDSAERLLYDLNEKISTMEAKDCMELRQKNYTRSGIYTITPAFTGVGDGGKGFDVFCDMDTDGGGWTVIQRRMNGLVDFQRGWEAYRQGFGDLEGEFWLGNDKIHQIASQGRYTLHIDMEDFEDEKRYARYGLFRIKGQDDNFRLEVQDYEGDAGDALEAGQHNEMTFSTKDKDTDAWRQGSCASLFAGAWWYYNCHCANLNGQYLRGQHKTHGDGINWCTWHGYTYSLKGSVMRIRPA; translated from the exons ATGTTCAAGACGGATAGGCTGGGGTCATTCGCGGTCACGATGCGGGCCTTGTTCGTCTTTGAATCCGCTTTGTTCCTCCTCTCCTTCGCCCCGGTGTCGTCGGACTTGCAGGAGAAGCCCCCGGACCCGTTCCTGTCCCCTCCTCGTGTCTCACAGATGTATTACGACGAGATAAACCGCATCTGCAACTCCGAGACGTGCTCTGAGAGCTGCGGGGACCTGTCCTTCGCGCAGCTGTGCTACTACGTGACGAAGCAGGGCAAGTTGGAGCGGGACTTCCGCAACAAGACGGAGGAGCTGCAGCGGCAGGTGACCGAGAACCACAAGAACCTGGCCTCGGAGCTCGCCAACAGCACGGAGTTTCTCAGCGCCCGCGTGCACAGACTTTCTCGCGATCGCAGGAGGGACATCAAGAACTCCAACAAGGAGAGACGGAAGGTGGACAGGAGGGTTGCTACGCTAGAGGAACTCGTAGGAAAACATCAGGAGACGGTTACAAGGCAAGCCGACCTCATCAACAACCTATTAAAGCGGCTCGACTCGGCCGAGCGACTTCTGTACGACCTTAACG AGAAAATCTCGACGATGGAAGCTAAGGACTGTATGGAGCTACGTCAGAAAAACTACACGCGGAGCGGCATCTACACCATCACACCTGCCTTCACAGGTGTGGGGGACGGCGGCAAGGGCTTTGATGTCTTTTGTGACATGGACACCGACGGCGGCGGCTGGACG GTGATCCAGCGGAGAATGAACGGCCTGGTGGATTTCCAGCGCGGCTGGGAGGCGTACCGACAGGGCTTCGGCGATCTGGAGGGAGAGTTCTGGTTAG GTAATGACAAGATCCACCAGATCGCGAGCCAGGGCCGGTACACCCTGCACATAGACATGGAGGATTTTGAGGATGAGAAGCGATACGCGCGGTACGGGCTCTTCCGGATCAAAGGTCAAGATGACAACTTCCGGCTGGAGGTTCAGGACTACGAGGGAGATGCAG GAGACGCCCTGGAGGCCGGTCAGCACAATGAGAtgaccttcagcaccaaggacaaggacacTGACGCGTGGCGGCAGGGCTCGTGCGCGTCGCTGTTCGCCGGAGCCTGGTGGTACTACAACTGCCACTGCGCTAACCTGAACGGGCAGTACCTGCGGGGGCAGCACAAGACGCACGGTGATGGCATCAACTGGTGCACGTGGCACGGCTACACATACTCACTCAAGGGGAGTGTCATGAGGATCAGGCCTGCGTAA
- the LOC118421888 gene encoding uncharacterized protein LOC118421888: MAAVRGLWIFLALILVKLSSSSAPTPEDCTAEMFGNSSTALWACRTQLALQRNWFPSPIAGLFSYQVWNGFDGFWQNGAVLETFANFMHYGNHTRYKTCLKSSLRQLSDLLLAYAPAPSYDDMAWFALSYLRIYEVLGDEDFLSLAKQIHDWNYQYGWDQTGTCGGGYWFYDKKTTITNVQMLVLSAKLYRHTNDTSFLKNMTMTWKYIQQNGLIDPETFQVSNIATYSCTGNRDFNKTFNSGVLVGGLVEMYHILNDTSYLQLAHRVAQVSNIATYSCTGNRDFNKTFNSGVLVGGLVEMYHILNDSSYLQLAHRVAQATIFYNSQGGVLTERCWPECDKDEYVYKGDTKVNALSLFVRYLRYLMDVSDDITKKAYSDWLDGNIKSVVAKALCWPEKTSCNITYQDGPSLNNKTGPVFTLDWRGPFNVSNPMVNKQVQAEVFDLLVANIEPGATCRGAGCTYDPPVPPPRHLTCKDKPCPAGQPCCEYQNYYTCCESTQKCIKGVCT, encoded by the exons ATGGCGGCTGTAAGGGGGTTGTGGATCTTTCTGGCGCTCATTTTGGTGAAGTTGTCGTCCTCATCAGCGCCCACGCCAGAAGACTGCACGGCGGAAATGTTCGGTAACTCCAGCACGGCGCTGTGGGCCTGCCGGACTCAGTTGGCACTGCAGCGGAACTGGTTCCCGTCTCCCATAGCCGGGCTCTTCAGCTATCAG GTATGGAATGGCTTTGACGGCTTCTGGCAGAACGGTGCGGTTCTGGAGACCTTCGCGAACTTCATGCACTACGGTAACCACACCAG ATACAAGACGTGCCTGAAGTCGTCCCTACGTCAGCTGTCTGACCTGTTGCTAGCCTACGCGCCTGCCCCCTCCTATGACGACATGGCGTGGTTCGCGCTCAGCTACCTCAGGATATATGAG GTTCTTGGTGACGAGGATTTCCTGTCCTTGGCGAAGCAGATTCACGACTGGAACTACCAGTACGGTTGGGACCAAACAGGCACATGTGGAG GAGGCTACTGGTTCTACGACAAGAAAACCACCATCACGAACGTACAGATGCTGGTACTCAGCGCCAAGTTGTACAG ACACACCAACGACACGTCCTTCCTGAAGAACATGACGATGACCTGGAAGTACATCCAGCAGAACGGGCTGATTGACCCGGAAACATTCCAG GTGTCCAACATAGCCACCTACAGCTGTACCGGGAATCGCGACTTCAACAAGACGTTTAACAGCGGGGTGCTGGTGGGGGGTCTGGTGGAGATGTACCACATTCTGAACGACACCAGCTACCTGCAGCTGGCCCATCGGGTGGCGCAG GTGTCCAACATAGCCACCTACAGCTGTACCGGGAATCGCGACTTCAACAAGACGTTTAACAGCGGGGTTCTGGTGGGGGGTCTGGTGGAGATGTACCACATTCTGAACGACTCCAGCTACCTGCAGCTGGCCCATCGTGTCGCGCAGGCCACCATCTTCTACAACTCACAGGGCGGCGTTCTCACAGAGCGATGCTGGCCGGAGTGCGACAAGGATGAGTATGTTTACAAAGGTGATACAAAGGTGAACGCGTTGA GTCTCTTTGTCCGCTATCTGCGCTATCTCATGGACGTATCCGATGACATCACCAAGAAGGCCTACAGTGATTGGCTGGACGGAAACATCAA GTCTGTGGTAGCCAAAGCTCTCTGCTGGCCTGAGAAGACGTCCTGTAACATCACCTACCAGGATGGGCCTTCCCTCAACAACAAAACTGGACCTGTCTTCACCTTGGACTGGAGAGGGCCTTTCAACGTCTCCAATCCGATGGTAAATA AACAGGTGCAGGCAGAGGTTTTTGACCTTCTAGTAGCTAACATCGAGCCTGGGGCGACCTGTCGTGGGGCGGGGTGCACGTACGACCCACCCGTCCCCCCGCCTCGTCACCTGACCTGTAAGGACAAACCCTGTCCCGCAGGACAGCCGTGCTGCGAGTACCAGAACTACTACACCTGCTGTGAGTCGACTCAAAAGTGCATCAAGGGGGTCTGCACATGA